In Armatimonadota bacterium, one genomic interval encodes:
- a CDS encoding MarR family transcriptional regulator, whose protein sequence is MTTGLMKVGLALKHQAWRQAARRGLSPTQAQILTLLVASDRELRLAEVAYRLAVAAATASEAVDTLVRKGLVDKKRDAADGRAVAVRLTAAGRKAADCVAGWPDFLLQAAGALTPPEQAVFLRGLTKMIRMLQERGQIPVARMCVTCRFFQPNVHRDSDRPHHCAFVDAPFGDRHLRLDCPDHQPADARQRNEAWKRFATAEPGPEFHHRAEPKPEAVTGKARLLKGGMKR, encoded by the coding sequence GTGACCACTGGGTTGATGAAGGTGGGACTCGCTCTCAAGCACCAGGCTTGGCGCCAGGCCGCCCGTAGGGGGCTGTCGCCAACGCAGGCGCAGATTCTCACACTCCTGGTAGCCTCGGACCGCGAGCTGCGCCTTGCGGAGGTGGCCTACCGGCTCGCGGTCGCCGCCGCAACCGCCAGCGAGGCGGTGGATACGCTGGTGCGGAAGGGTCTGGTGGACAAGAAGCGGGACGCAGCGGACGGGCGTGCTGTGGCGGTGAGACTCACGGCGGCCGGGCGGAAGGCGGCCGACTGTGTAGCCGGGTGGCCCGACTTCCTGCTGCAGGCGGCCGGTGCCCTCACCCCGCCTGAACAGGCCGTCTTCCTCCGCGGGCTCACCAAGATGATCCGCATGCTGCAAGAACGAGGGCAGATCCCGGTCGCCCGGATGTGTGTTACCTGCCGCTTCTTCCAGCCGAACGTGCACCGGGACTCCGACCGCCCGCACCACTGTGCCTTCGTCGACGCCCCCTTCGGCGACCGGCACCTGCGGCTGGACTGCCCCGACCACCAGCCAGCAGACGCCCGGCAGCGCAACGAGGCGTGGAAACGGTTCGCGACTGCAGAGCCCGGCCCAGAGTTCCATCACCGTGCTGAGCCCAAGCCTGAGGCCGTGACGGGGAAGGCAAGACTACTCAAAGGAGGGATGAAGCGATGA
- a CDS encoding 2-phosphosulfolactate phosphatase, with product MRRHVDVALRPGLAPVQGVALVVDVLRASTSLVTLVERGCAAIHLAFSVAAARRAAARDPRPLLVGEEGGLPPPDFDYGNSPVELAAAPLGGREVIFATTNGAPALHAAATADAVLVACLRNARAAAHAAWEASREAGIVVLCAGRAENPGGFGIDDLYTAGVLVQRLSDLGDLQLTDGAQAARLLAAAEPDPLRLLRRSAAGQSLLRLGLEQDVIYAAAVDRSAVVPCLGRDLLLLPAL from the coding sequence GTGAGGCGGCACGTCGACGTCGCCCTGCGCCCGGGGCTCGCTCCTGTGCAGGGGGTGGCCCTGGTGGTGGACGTGCTGCGCGCCAGCACCTCGCTGGTGACCCTGGTGGAGAGGGGGTGTGCGGCGATCCACCTGGCCTTCTCCGTCGCGGCAGCCCGCCGTGCCGCGGCGAGGGATCCGCGGCCCCTGCTTGTGGGCGAGGAAGGCGGCCTGCCCCCGCCCGACTTCGACTACGGGAACTCCCCGGTGGAGCTGGCCGCGGCGCCGCTGGGTGGACGGGAGGTCATCTTCGCCACGACCAACGGCGCCCCGGCACTGCACGCCGCAGCGACCGCCGATGCGGTCCTGGTGGCCTGCCTGCGCAATGCCAGGGCAGCGGCGCACGCGGCCTGGGAGGCCTCCCGGGAGGCCGGCATCGTCGTGCTCTGTGCCGGCCGGGCGGAGAACCCCGGCGGCTTCGGCATCGACGACCTCTACACCGCAGGCGTGCTGGTGCAGCGGCTCTCCGACCTCGGCGACCTGCAGCTCACCGACGGAGCGCAGGCCGCGCGCCTGCTGGCCGCCGCCGAGCCTGACCCGCTGCGCCTGCTGCGCCGCAGCGCGGCGGGGCAGAGCCTGCTGCGACTTGGGCTGGAGCAGGATGTGATCTACGCCGCCGCCGTGGACCGTTCCGCCGTGGTACCCTGCCTGGGCCGGGATCTGCTCCTCCTGCCGGCGCTCTGA
- a CDS encoding protoglobin domain-containing protein, whose amino-acid sequence MKDAAIPGYTYGTVKRSPVGLEDLDLLKQSVLFSREDETYLRMAGQVLSDQVEEILDLWYGFVGSHPHLVYYFAGPDGKPDPTYLSAVRRRFGQWILDTCNRPYDQDWLNYQHEIGLRHHRSKKNQTDRVQSVPNIAHRYLVAFIYPITATIKPFLAKKGHSADEVEKMHQAWFKSLVMQVALWSYPYVREGDW is encoded by the coding sequence ATGAAGGACGCCGCCATTCCAGGATACACTTACGGAACGGTGAAACGGTCCCCGGTAGGGCTTGAGGATCTGGACCTCCTCAAGCAAAGCGTGCTCTTTAGCAGGGAGGATGAGACATACCTGCGCATGGCGGGACAAGTGCTGTCCGACCAGGTGGAGGAGATCCTGGACCTGTGGTACGGGTTTGTCGGATCGCACCCCCACCTTGTCTACTACTTCGCCGGACCCGACGGAAAGCCTGACCCGACCTACCTGAGCGCAGTACGCAGGCGGTTCGGCCAGTGGATCCTGGACACCTGCAACCGCCCCTACGATCAGGACTGGTTGAATTACCAGCACGAGATCGGTCTGCGCCACCACCGGAGCAAGAAGAACCAGACCGACAGGGTGCAGTCGGTGCCCAACATCGCCCACCGATACCTGGTCGCCTTCATCTATCCGATCACGGCGACCATCAAGCCCTTCCTGGCAAAGAAGGGGCACAGCGCCGATGAGGTGGAGAAGATGCACCAGGCCTGGTTCAAATCCCTGGTGATGCAGGTGGCGCTGTGGAGCTATCCCTACGTCCGCGAAGGCGACTGGTAG
- a CDS encoding M48 family metalloprotease, whose product MSRAEAGPTPGGGAGLSRVAAAQAAALLVVLFLAEVAGGAAAPPSAEEIRLGRQLAAQLEARHPPVKDAVLNERLLRIAADLVPVSDREGVSYVFKVLEADVPNAVSLPGGIIYMTRPMFAFVRSDHELAAIVAHEIAHVAHGHGMEMLRRRNRAALLTILVAALTRDPQVAQGVNLASISVLAHYSRDLERDADLTAITYLQQTAYAPVGLLTLMERFAREEQYRAGLDPGAWADHPRTAERVAYIEAELRRRGIPLVRRIAANYLQLLVREVRDRGAAGGELLVNDSVVLRLPDLARVREAAARLDRLFNAELRSFEVGVSSHGGTWSVVARGTTILTLTARDAQWNGTTVRDLALAIHAKLRAAMEEDLRRRKLGG is encoded by the coding sequence GTGAGCCGGGCGGAGGCGGGCCCCACGCCGGGTGGAGGCGCGGGCCTGAGCCGGGTGGCGGCAGCTCAGGCTGCGGCGCTGCTGGTGGTGCTGTTCCTGGCGGAGGTGGCCGGTGGCGCCGCAGCTCCTCCCAGCGCGGAGGAGATCCGCCTGGGGCGTCAGCTGGCCGCACAGCTTGAAGCCCGCCACCCGCCGGTCAAGGATGCCGTCCTTAACGAGCGCCTGCTGCGGATCGCTGCGGACCTGGTGCCCGTCTCGGACCGCGAAGGCGTAAGCTATGTCTTCAAGGTGCTGGAGGCGGATGTGCCCAACGCAGTCTCCCTGCCCGGGGGGATTATCTACATGACCAGGCCGATGTTTGCTTTCGTCCGCAGCGACCACGAGCTGGCGGCCATCGTGGCGCATGAAATCGCGCACGTGGCCCACGGCCACGGTATGGAGATGCTGCGGCGGCGCAACCGCGCCGCGCTGCTGACCATCCTGGTCGCCGCGCTGACGCGGGACCCGCAGGTGGCGCAGGGGGTCAACCTGGCCAGCATCAGCGTCCTGGCGCACTACAGCCGGGACCTGGAGCGCGACGCTGACCTGACCGCCATCACCTACCTGCAGCAGACGGCATACGCACCCGTGGGGCTCCTCACCCTGATGGAGCGCTTCGCCCGGGAGGAGCAGTACCGGGCGGGCCTCGATCCCGGCGCCTGGGCCGACCACCCCAGGACGGCGGAACGAGTGGCCTACATCGAGGCTGAGCTGCGACGGCGGGGCATTCCCCTGGTGCGGCGCATCGCGGCCAACTACCTGCAGCTATTGGTGCGCGAGGTCAGGGACCGGGGCGCCGCCGGGGGAGAGCTGCTGGTGAACGACTCGGTGGTGCTGCGGCTGCCGGACCTGGCACGGGTACGCGAGGCGGCCGCGCGCCTGGACCGGTTGTTCAACGCGGAGCTGCGTTCCTTCGAGGTCGGCGTGAGCTCCCATGGGGGGACCTGGTCGGTGGTGGCCCGGGGTACCACCATCCTCACTCTGACGGCGCGCGACGCCCAGTGGAACGGGACGACGGTGCGCGATCTGGCCCTGGCCATCCACGCGAAGCTGCGGGCGGCCATGGAAGAGGACCTGCGCCGCCGCAAGCTCGGCGGGTGA